One Streptomyces drozdowiczii DNA segment encodes these proteins:
- a CDS encoding CHAT domain-containing protein has product MGDGRLRLIRGMVASAAQALPGPRLPAPGPPEPRGLGAAPVDAARPPDTAYARIRVARHHTGAGAPDAFGIEAWCAGVDRLPYTTGPDQLRPGDIGFGHARRGGIPPSELFRSIRRWSKYQHRLTDWINRCRRVHGEALQIVVLDQTGFELPWEALDLPPEPGAGLRGGPLGALVDVARWLDDFPDRAVAPDGRVLSFFHADMTRDQEFFDPYEHRPHFGIESFLSNLDDLAEQRTGLVYMGCHGTFDQELSKLTLGGGTWADYHDLDMRLLGRDASLVCLNACHSGRFLDYGGDGRQYLRGFTQIFLRNGAGGCIVSAGAVGDPEARVMIRRIVDTVTEAPGRPVATALRAFRAEVYDTFLAGGGVPMMVKDDGTFDRDRQQNVLRLLYSLMFQYYGHPLSTLRLTARHQGVPVPTEAGGRP; this is encoded by the coding sequence ATGGGTGACGGGCGGCTCCGGCTGATCCGAGGCATGGTCGCCTCCGCCGCCCAGGCGCTGCCCGGCCCACGCCTCCCGGCACCCGGCCCGCCGGAGCCACGCGGCCTGGGCGCCGCGCCCGTGGACGCGGCCCGCCCGCCGGACACCGCGTACGCCCGCATCCGGGTCGCGCGCCACCACACCGGGGCCGGCGCTCCCGACGCGTTCGGGATCGAGGCGTGGTGCGCGGGCGTGGACCGGCTCCCGTACACCACGGGCCCCGACCAGCTCCGGCCCGGGGACATCGGATTCGGCCATGCGCGCCGGGGCGGCATCCCGCCCTCCGAGCTGTTCCGGTCCATCCGGCGCTGGTCGAAGTACCAGCACCGGCTGACCGACTGGATCAACCGGTGCCGGCGGGTCCACGGCGAAGCGCTTCAGATCGTCGTCCTGGACCAGACCGGCTTCGAGCTGCCCTGGGAGGCCCTGGACCTGCCCCCGGAGCCGGGCGCCGGGCTGCGCGGCGGGCCGCTCGGCGCGCTCGTGGACGTGGCGCGCTGGCTGGACGACTTCCCGGACCGGGCGGTCGCCCCCGACGGCCGGGTCCTCAGCTTCTTCCACGCCGACATGACCCGCGACCAGGAGTTCTTCGACCCGTACGAACACCGGCCGCACTTCGGCATCGAGAGCTTCCTGAGCAATCTGGACGATCTCGCCGAGCAGCGCACCGGCCTGGTGTACATGGGCTGCCACGGCACCTTCGACCAGGAACTCAGCAAGCTCACCCTGGGCGGCGGCACCTGGGCCGACTACCACGACCTCGACATGCGGCTCCTGGGCCGCGACGCGTCCCTGGTCTGCCTCAACGCCTGCCACTCCGGGCGCTTCCTCGACTACGGGGGCGACGGCAGGCAGTATCTGCGCGGGTTCACCCAGATCTTCCTGCGCAACGGCGCGGGCGGCTGCATCGTCTCGGCGGGCGCGGTCGGCGACCCCGAGGCCCGGGTGATGATCCGCCGCATCGTGGACACCGTGACCGAGGCCCCCGGCCGGCCCGTCGCCACTGCGCTCCGGGCCTTCCGCGCGGAGGTCTACGACACCTTCCTCGCGGGCGGCGGGGTCCCGATGATGGTCAAGGACGACGGCACCTTCGACAGGGACCGGCAGCAGAACGTGCTGCGCCTGCTCTACAGCCTGATGTTCCAGTACTACGGGCATCCGCTCAGCACCCTGCGCCTCACCGCCCGCCACCAGGGCGTTCCCGTACCGACCGAGGCGGGTGGGCGGCCATGA